A portion of the Vulpes vulpes isolate BD-2025 chromosome 5, VulVul3, whole genome shotgun sequence genome contains these proteins:
- the LOC140599070 gene encoding uncharacterized protein — protein MAIMLLCLLQLAAPLCSYSITIRFYLFWLNTP, from the coding sequence ATGGCTATAATGCTGCTCTGCCTTCTACAGCTTGCTGCACCACTCTGTAGTTACTCAATAACTATACGTTTCTATCTTTTTTGGTTAAACACTCCCTGA
- the ZC3H11A gene encoding zinc finger CCCH domain-containing protein 11A, which translates to MPNQGEDCYFFFYSTCTKGDSCPFRHCEAALGNETVCTLWQEGRCFRQVCRFRHMEIDKKRSEIPCYWENQPMGCQKLNCAFHHNRGRYVDGLFLPPSKTVLPTVPESPEEEVKANQLTVQQNKLSVQSNPSPQLRSVMKVESSENVPSPTHPPVVINAADDDEDDDDQFSEEGDETKTPILQPPPEVHNGLRTASARKPGVNLKQGECLNFGIKTLEEIKSKKMKEKSKKQGEGSSGVSSLLLQPQPIPGPEKENVRTVVRTVTLSSKQGEEPLVRLSLTERLGKRKFSGGDSDPPLKRSLAQRLGKKVEATETNTDKAPKKVHVSKSLKERLGMSAGPNSEEAAERVTKVGEIHVKTLEEILLEKASQKRGELQPKLKTEGPSKVDDSTLGTRSPSTIRIKTFSEVLAEKKHRQQEAERQKSKKDVTCIKLKTDSDIKKTVVLPPIATSKGQSEEPTGRTKSMQDVHIKTLEEIKQEKALRGQQGTESSTSSQPQPEAIPGPRRLLRITKKTGIKEEKKLQEVSEVASQSSVARTEAKETSEETTGVGITKIQVKRCETMREKHIQKQLERGASQKEKSVLTPLRGDVDSCNTQIAEKPVLTTMPGITRHLTKRPPTKSSQKAEVETSGIGDSILNVKCAAQTLEKRGKAKPKVNVKPSVVKVVSSPKLAPKRKAVEVHPAVIAAVKPLSSSSMLQESPTKKTAVAVVPLLSEDKSVTVPEMEKPRDSHVLPPAQSSSDSSPQEVSGPSSSQIATKTRRLSSTSTGKPPLSVEDDFEKLIWEISGGKLEAEIDLDPGKDEDDLLLELSEMIDS; encoded by the exons ATGCCTAATCAAGGAGAagactgctatttttttttctattctacatGTACCAAA GGTGACAGCTGTCCCTTCCGTCACTGTGAAGCTGCACTAGGAAATGAAACTGTTTGCACATTATGGCAAGAGGGGCGCTGTTTTCGACAGGTGTGCAGGTTTCGGCACATGGAGATTGAT aaaaaacGTAGTGAAATTCCTTGTTACTGGGAAAATCAGCCAATGGGATGTCAGAAACTAAACTGCGCTTTCCATCACAACAGAGGACGTTACGTTGATGGCCTTTTCCTACCTCCAAGCAAAA CTGTGTTGCCCACTGTGCCTGAGTCACCAGAAGAGGAAGTGAAGGCTAACCAGCTCACGGTTCAACAGAACAAATTGTCTGTCCAGTCCAATCCCTCCCCTCAGTTGCGAAGTGTTATGAAAGTAGAAAGTTCAGAAAATGTTCCTAGCCCAACCCATCCACCAGTTGTAATCAATGCTGCAGATGATGATGAAGACGATGATG ATCAGTTTTCTGAGGAAGGTGATGAAACCAAGACACCCATCCTGCAACCACCTCCCGAAGTTCATAATGGATTACGGACAGCCTCTGCCCGGAAACCTGGGGTAAATTTGAAGCAAG GTGAATGTTTGAATTTTGGAATAAAAACTCTTGAGGAAATTAAgtcaaaaaaaatgaaggaaaaatccAAGAAGCAAGGCG AAGGTTCTTCTGGAGTTTCCAGTCTTTTACTCCAACCTCAGCCCATTCCAGGTCCTGAAAAAGAGAATGTCCGGACTGTAGTGAGAACAGTAACTCTTTCCAGCAAACAAG GAGAAGAACCCTTGGTAAGATTGAGTCTCACCGAGAGACTGGGAAAACGAAAATTTTCAG GTGGCGACAGCGATCCTCCATTAAAGCGTAGCCTTGCACAGAGATTAGGGAAGAAAGTAGAAGCTACAGAAACTAATACTGACAAAGCACCaaagaaag ttcatGTTTCTAAGTCTCTGAAGGAGCGATTAGGCATGTCAGCTGGTCCAAACAGTGAGGAGGCAGCAG agAGAGTCACTAAAGTTGGTGAGATCCATGTGAAGACATTGGAAGAAATTCTTCTTGAAAAAGCTAGTCAGAAACGTGGAGAATTGCAGCCTAAACTCAAGACAGAAGGACCTTCAAAAGTTGATGATTCTACCTTAGGAACAAGAAGCCCCTCCACTATCCGAATCAAAACCTTCTCTGAGGTCCTGGCTGAAAAGAAACATCGgcagcaggaagcagagagacaaaaaagcaaaaaggatgtAACTTGCATCAAGCTAAAGACCGATAGTGACATTAAAAAAACAGTGGTTTTGCCACCTATAGCTACCAGCAAAGGACAATCAGAGGAGCCCACAGGTAGAACAAAGTCTATGCAGGACGTGCACATCAAGACACTGGAGGAAATTAAGCAGGAGAAAGCACTGCGGGGACAGCAGGGCACTGAGAGCAGCACCAGCTCCCAGCCTCAGCCTGAGGCCATCCCAGGGCCAAGGAGGCTTCTCCGAATCACAAAAAAAACAG gtataaaagaagagaagaaacttcAAGAAGTCAGTGAAGTTGCTTCTCAGAGCAGTGTTGCTAGAACGGAAGCTAAAGAG ACTTCAGAAGAGACCACAGGAGTTGGCATCACTAAAATTCAAGTCAAGAGATGTGAGACCATGAGAGAGAAGCATATACAGAAGCAGCTGGAGAGGGGAGCctcacagaaggaaaaatcagTTTTGACACCTCTTCGAGGAGACGTAGACTCTTGCAACACTCAGATAGCAGAGAAGCCAGTGCTCACTACTATGCCAGGCATCACACGGCACCTGACAAAGCGGCCTCCCACAAAGTCGTCCCAAAAAGCAGAGGTAGAAACCTCAGGGATTGGGGACTCAATATTGAATGTGAAATGTGCAGCACAGACCTTGGAAAAAAGGGGTAAAG CTAAACCCAAAGTCAATGTGAAGCCATCTGTGGTTAAAGTTGTCTCGTCCCCCAAATTGGCCCCCAAACGCAAGGCAGTGGAGGTCCACCCTGCTGTCATCGCAGCTGTGAAGCCACTCAGCTCCAGCAGCATGCTACAGGAAAGCCCCACCAAAAAAACAGCTGTG GCAGTTGTTCCACTCCTTTCTGAAGACAAGTCAGTCACTGTGCCTGAGATGGAAAAACCTAGAGACAG tcatgtgctgcctccagcccagtcTTCTTCAGACTCCTCTCCACAGGAAGTCTCTGGCCCTTCTTCATCCCAAATAGCCACAAAAACTCGCCGACTCAGCTCTACCTCAACAGGAAAGCCCCCACTCTCTGTTGAGGATGATTTTGAGAAACTAATATGGGAGATTTCAGGAGGCAAATTAGAAGCTGAGATCGACTTGGATCCTGGGAAAGATGAAGATGACCTTCTGCTTGAGCTATCAGAGATGATTGATAGCTGA
- the ZBED6 gene encoding zinc finger BED domain-containing protein 6: MSVCTLSVPVSSLSPGRRCNTFSDAGILGCVPIDANTDEEDVVEGKMVAEGMDKEAKLPAKKKRKKGLRIKGKRRRKKLILAKKFSKDLGSGRPVADAPALLASSAHEQDEEGLFESNIEKQIYLPSTRAKTSIVWHFFHVDPQYTWRAICNLCEKSVSRGKPGSHLGTSTLQRHLQARHSPHWTRANKFGVTSGEEDFTLDVPLSPSSAGSNGSFEYMSTDPLDENKMGKKRDKSVSDALRAERGRFLIKSNIVKHALIPGTRAKTSAVWNFFYTDPQHISRAVCNICKRSVSRGRPGSHLGTSTLQRHLQATHPIHWAVANKDSGAVGNGLDEAETERNDLLSDPLHGEKSTGSHDLTAEDLSDSDSDEPPVLEVENSRRSESPIPVAEQDTLTHAQEGETTYSENSVSSQISQAIIQMIVEDMHPYNYFSTPAFQRFMQIVAPDYRLPSETYFFTKAVPQLYDWVREKIFLTLENVQSQKIHLTVDIWTHDPSTDYFIVTVHWVSLETAPSSSNGRIPNFRKWAVLCVTGLAKDCLITNILQELNDQIGLWLSPNFLIPSFIVSDNSSNVVHAIKDGGFTHVPCFLHCLNIVIQDFFCEHKSIENMLVAARKTCHHFSHSVKARQILQEFQNDHQLPWKNLKQDETGHWISTFYMLKWLLEHCYSVHHSLGRASGVVLTSLQWTLMTYVCDILKPFEEATQKVSVKTTGLNQVLPLIHHLLLSLQKLREDFQIRGITQALNLVDSLSLKLETDTLLSAMLKSKPCVLAALLDPCFKNSLEDFFPQGADLETYKQILAEEVCNYMESSEVCHIATSDAAGPSAIVGADSFTSSIREGASSSGSFDSSAADNVAVGSKSFMFPSAIAVVDEYFKEKYSEISGGGDPLIYWQRKVSIWPALTQVAIQYLSCPMCSWQSECIFTANSQFHPKQIMSLDFDNIEQLMFLKMNLKNVNYDYSTLVLSWDPGNEVIQSNEKEILQ, translated from the coding sequence ATGAGTGTATGTACCTTAAGTGTACCAGTTTCCTCACTCTCTCCTGGTAGACGATGCAATACTTTTAGTGATGCTGGTATTCTGGGATGTGTTCCTATTGATGCTAATacagatgaagaagatgtggtagagGGAAAGATGGTGGCAgaaggaatggataaagaggcAAAGTTGCctgctaaaaagaaaagaaagaagggtttacggattaaagggaaaaggcgaagaaaaaaactgatactTGCAAAGAAGTTTAGTAAGGATTTGGGATCCGGGAGGCCTGTTGCAGATGCCCCTGCTTTATTAGCTTCCAGTGCCCATGAGCAGGATGAAGAAGGTCTCTTTGAGAGCAATATAGAAAAACAGATCTATCTCCCTAGTACCAGAGCCAAGACCTCCATTGTATGGCACTTCTTTCATGTTGACCCCCAGTATACCTGGCGGGCTATTTGTAACCTCTGTGAAAAAAGCGTTAGCAGGGGTAAACCAGGCAGCCATCTGGGAACATCTACTCTACAACGACATTTGCAGGCGAGGCATTCACCTCACTGGACCAGGGCCAACAAATTTGGAGTCACTAGTGGGGAGGAGGATTTTACTTTGGATGTGCCTTTATCTCCCTCTTCTGCTGGAAGCAATGGAAGCTTTGAATATATGTCTACTGATCCAttagatgaaaacaaaatggGTAAGAAGCGCGATAAATCGGTATCTGATGCCCTgagggcagaaagagggagattTCTCATCAAAAGTAACATTGTCAAGCATGCCTTAATCCCTGGAACAAGAGCCAAGACATCTGcagtttggaattttttttatactGATCCTCAGCACATCTCAAGAGCTGTGTGTAACATATGTAAAAGAAGTGTGAGCCGGGGTAGGCCAGGTTCTCACTTAGGAACTTCAACACTTCAACGACACCTGCAGGCCACACATCCCATCCATTGGGCTGTTGCCAACAAAGACAGTGGTGCAGTTGGAAATGGATTAGATGAGGCTGAGACTGAGAGAAATGATCTCTTAAGTGATCCTCTGCATGGAGAGAAGTCTACAGGCAGCCATGATTTAACAGCTGAGGACCTTAGTGACTCTGATTCAGATGAGCCTCCTGTGTTAGAGGTCGAAAATAGTAGAAGATCTGAGAGTCCTATTCCTGTTGCAGAACAAGACACTCTGACACATGCCCAGGAGGGAGAAACAACATACTCTGAAAATTCAGTCTCAAGTCAAATAAGTCAGGCAATTATTCAAATGATTGTGGAGGATATGCATCCTTACAACTACTTCTCAACTCCAGCCTTTCAGAGGTTCATGCAGATTGTGGCCCCTGACTATAGATTACCATCTGAGACTTACTTTTTCACGAAGGCTGTTCCTCAATTATACGATTGGGTCAGAGAAAAAATTTTCTTAACTTTGGAGAATGTTCAAAGCCAAAAGATCCACCTGACTGTGGACATTTGGACCCATGACCCATCCACTGACTATTTCATTGTGACTGTGCACTGGGTTTCTTTGGAAACTGCACCTTCTTCCAGTAATGGCAGGATTCCCAATTTTAGAAAGTGGGCAGTACTGTGTGTAACAGGGTTGGCCAAAGACTGTTTGATAACCAACATTTTACAAGAATTAAATGACCAGATTGGTCTGTGGCTTTCTCCTAATTTCCTCATTCCTAGCTTCATTGTTTCCGATAATTCCTCTAACGTGGTACATGCAATCAAAGATGGAGGTTTTACCCATGTGCCATGCTTCCTGCATTGTTTAAATATAGTCATTCAGGACTTTTTTTGTGAGCACAAAAGCATTGAGAATATGTTAGTAGCTGCTAGGAAAACCTGTCATCATTTCAGTCATTCGGTTAAGGCCCGTCAGATTCTGCAAGAGTTCCAAAATGATCATCAACTTCCATGGAAGAATTTGAAGCAGGATGAAACTGGCCATTGGATTTCTaccttttatatgttaaaatggcTCTTAGAGCATTGCTACTCAGTTCACCATAGTCTTGGTAGAGCGAGTGGAGTTGTGCTCACCTCCCTTCAGTGGACTCTTATGACTTACGTTTGTGATATTCTTAAACCATTCGAGGAGGCCACCCAGAAAGTGAGTGTCAAGACCACAGGATTGAATCAGGTGCTACCCCTAATCCATCATCTGCTCCTTTCTCTGCAGAAACTCAGAGAAGATTTTCAAATAAGAGGTATTACTCAAGCACTCAATCTGGTGGACAGTTTATCTCTGAAACTTGAAACTGATACCCTATTGAGTGCCATGCTCAAATCCAAGCCCTGTGTCTTAGCTGCTTTGTTAGATCcttgttttaaaaacagtttGGAAGACTTTTTCCCTCAAGGTGCCGATTTAGAAACTTATAAGCAGATCCTTGCAGAAGAAGTTTGCAATTATATGGAATCTTCAGAGGTCTGCCATATTGCAACCTCAGATGCTGCTGGTCCCTCAGCCATTGTAGGAGCTGATTCATTTACCTCATCTATAAGAGAAGGCGCCTCCAGTTCAGGGTCTTTTGATAGTTCAGCTGCAGATAATGTTGCCGTTGGAAGCAAAAGCTTCATGTTTCCTTCTGCCATAGCAGTAGTGGATGAATACTTCAAAGAGAAGTATTCAGAGATCTCAGGAGGTGGTGACCCTTTGATTTACTGGCAAAGGAAGGTGAGCATATGGCCAGCTTTGACCCAAGTTGCCATTCAATATCTAAGCTGCCCCATGTGTAGTTGGCAGTCTGAATGTATCTTTACTGCAAATAGCCAGTTTCATCCAAAACAGATTATGAGCCTGGACTTTGACAATATAGAACAGCTGATGTTTTTgaaaatgaacttgaaaaatgTTAACTATGATTATTCTACGTTGGTTCTGAGCTGGGATCCTGGGAATGAAGTTATTCAAAGCAacgaaaaagaaatattacagtaa